In Alkalihalobacillus sp. FSL W8-0930, a single window of DNA contains:
- the pstC gene encoding phosphate ABC transporter permease subunit PstC, protein MVMAAQQQTVHDRLLKKNNRNAEKIERKGKIIVYGCATIIILATISITLFLMTKGLQAFVVNGVNPISFLTGLDWNPTRSEANGGPVYGALPFIFGSFAVTILSALVAAPLGVGAAIYMIEIAPSWGKRILQPVIELLVGIPSVVYGFIGLSVIVPFVRQYVGGQGFGLLAGTIVLSVMILPTVTSIATDALRTLPNGLRESSLALGATRWQTIRRVLLPAAWPMLLTAIVLGMARAFGEALAVQMVIGNARTIAESLTDPTGTLTTIITLNMGHTVQGSVDNNVLWSLGLILLVMSYIFIIIIRFLSSRRSF, encoded by the coding sequence ATTGTTATGGCGGCACAGCAACAAACTGTCCATGACCGTTTACTAAAGAAAAACAATCGTAACGCTGAAAAAATTGAGCGCAAGGGGAAAATCATTGTTTATGGGTGCGCAACAATCATTATTTTGGCGACTATATCTATTACACTCTTCCTGATGACTAAGGGGCTTCAGGCATTTGTGGTGAATGGAGTTAACCCAATCAGCTTTTTAACGGGCCTTGATTGGAACCCAACCCGAAGTGAAGCAAATGGTGGACCAGTATATGGTGCACTCCCGTTTATTTTTGGATCATTTGCAGTAACCATTTTATCTGCTTTAGTAGCTGCTCCGCTTGGGGTTGGGGCTGCTATCTACATGATTGAAATTGCACCTTCCTGGGGCAAACGAATTTTACAGCCTGTTATTGAATTACTTGTTGGAATTCCATCAGTCGTTTATGGGTTCATCGGTTTAAGTGTGATTGTTCCGTTTGTTAGGCAATATGTGGGTGGACAAGGTTTCGGTCTACTTGCGGGAACCATCGTTCTTTCTGTCATGATCCTACCGACGGTGACAAGTATTGCGACTGATGCACTGCGCACGTTACCAAACGGACTAAGAGAATCCTCGCTTGCACTTGGTGCAACGCGCTGGCAAACCATCCGCAGAGTTTTATTACCTGCAGCGTGGCCGATGCTACTGACAGCCATCGTTTTAGGAATGGCGAGAGCATTTGGGGAAGCTCTAGCGGTTCAAATGGTAATCGGAAATGCTCGTACTATTGCAGAATCATTAACAGATCCTACAGGTACACTAACGACAATTATTACGTTAAATATGGGACACACAGTTCAAGGAAGTGTTGATAACAATGTCTTGTGGTCACTTGGCTTAATCCTACTTGTGATGTCGTACATCTTTATCATTATTATTCGATTCTTATCATCTAGGAGGTCATTTTAA
- a CDS encoding phosphate ABC transporter substrate-binding protein: protein MKLKKLLLFMMLSALLVIAVACGSGDDSNDTGTDSTGGSDSENGEEATSGEAEGQLVLSGSSAIQPLMAAGAEEFMGLNAGADIQVQAGGSGQGLSQVADGSVDIGNSDVFAEEKEEIPADELVDHRVAVVGMGPAAHPGVGVEDVTSEQLIDIFTGEVTNWSELGGEDVDITLVNRPDSSGTRATFVNYALDGAEPAEGITEDSSNTVKQIISETEGAIGYLAFSYYNDDTVLPLKLDGVEQTDENVTTGEYPVWAYMHSYTNGEPEGLAKTFLDYMMSEDVQQVIVPELGYIPSTDMQVERDAEGNQTDVQ from the coding sequence TTGAAATTGAAAAAGCTTCTTTTATTCATGATGTTATCTGCACTACTTGTGATTGCTGTGGCATGTGGAAGTGGAGACGATAGCAATGACACAGGAACTGATTCCACAGGTGGATCAGACTCAGAAAATGGGGAAGAGGCAACAAGCGGCGAGGCTGAAGGGCAACTAGTCTTATCTGGTTCAAGTGCGATTCAACCACTAATGGCTGCTGGTGCTGAAGAATTTATGGGTCTTAATGCTGGTGCTGACATTCAAGTACAGGCTGGTGGATCTGGTCAAGGTCTTAGCCAAGTTGCTGATGGATCTGTAGACATTGGAAACTCTGATGTATTTGCTGAAGAAAAAGAAGAAATTCCTGCTGATGAATTAGTAGACCACCGTGTCGCTGTAGTAGGAATGGGACCTGCTGCTCATCCAGGAGTAGGCGTTGAAGATGTAACATCTGAACAACTTATCGACATTTTCACAGGTGAAGTAACAAACTGGTCTGAGCTTGGTGGAGAAGATGTTGATATTACCCTAGTAAACCGTCCAGATTCTTCTGGTACACGTGCTACATTTGTTAATTACGCTTTAGATGGTGCTGAGCCAGCTGAAGGAATTACAGAGGATTCTTCTAATACTGTTAAACAAATCATTTCTGAAACAGAAGGTGCAATTGGATACCTTGCATTCTCTTACTACAATGATGACACTGTTCTTCCATTAAAATTAGATGGCGTAGAGCAAACGGATGAAAATGTAACAACTGGTGAATATCCAGTTTGGGCTTATATGCACTCTTACACAAATGGTGAGCCTGAAGGTCTTGCTAAAACTTTCCTTGATTACATGATGAGTGAAGATGTTCAACAAGTAATCGTTCCTGAACTTGGCTATATCCCATCAACGGATATGCAAGTTGAGCGTGACGCAGAAGGAAACCAAACAGACGTACAATAA
- a CDS encoding DinB family protein translates to MFRTKADFLEEWTREKQLTLQVLESLTDEKLDQAIVEGHSSLGWLGWHLTTTIPFFASIAGVENVGKTSSTVPDQAKTIVDTYNEFSSNLLEQVEHTWTDESFTDMVDFFGAQSPKGAVLRMLVSHQGHHRGQMTVLLRQAGLNVPGVYGPTKEQQAE, encoded by the coding sequence ATGTTTAGAACAAAAGCAGATTTTTTAGAAGAGTGGACTCGTGAGAAACAATTAACTCTACAAGTATTAGAGTCACTTACAGACGAGAAACTTGACCAAGCCATTGTTGAAGGGCATAGCTCACTAGGATGGTTAGGCTGGCATCTAACGACTACCATTCCGTTTTTCGCCTCTATTGCAGGTGTTGAGAATGTTGGAAAGACTTCTTCAACCGTTCCGGATCAAGCAAAAACAATTGTGGATACGTATAACGAATTCAGTTCAAACCTTTTAGAACAAGTTGAACATACATGGACTGACGAAAGCTTCACTGATATGGTTGATTTCTTTGGAGCCCAAAGCCCTAAAGGCGCCGTTCTTCGTATGCTTGTAAGCCATCAAGGCCACCACCGTGGGCAAATGACCGTTCTATTACGTCAAGCTGGACTGAATGTACCTGGCGTATATGGTCCAACAAAAGAGCAACAAGCAGAGTAG
- a CDS encoding AraC family ligand binding domain-containing protein: protein MAIIHIRQTGQTIAEESEVRAFLESQEVLYEFWDPTKLSERLQNECHLTDKDKEEVLSTFNEDIRSLAERRGYKKWDVIALNEQTPDLDVLLKKFEQVHTHTEDEVRAITAGSGTFVIKGAETGYFDVNLSPGDVISVPVNIPHFFTLSEERQVVAVRLFIDPEGWVAHKFDDPDFKKAQ, encoded by the coding sequence ATGGCTATCATTCATATTCGTCAAACAGGACAAACGATTGCAGAGGAATCTGAGGTACGTGCATTTTTGGAGAGCCAGGAAGTGCTATATGAATTTTGGGACCCAACCAAACTTTCTGAACGATTACAAAATGAATGTCACCTTACTGATAAAGATAAGGAAGAAGTACTCTCCACATTTAATGAAGACATTCGTTCACTTGCAGAGCGTCGTGGGTACAAAAAATGGGATGTTATTGCCCTAAATGAACAGACACCAGACTTAGATGTGCTCTTAAAAAAGTTTGAGCAAGTGCATACACACACAGAAGATGAGGTACGTGCGATTACTGCAGGTTCTGGTACGTTTGTAATAAAAGGTGCTGAGACAGGATATTTTGATGTAAATCTATCTCCTGGTGATGTGATTTCCGTGCCTGTTAATATTCCGCACTTCTTTACATTATCAGAAGAACGTCAAGTTGTTGCTGTTCGTTTATTTATTGATCCAGAAGGTTGGGTAGCACACAAGTTTGATGATCCTGATTTTAAGAAAGCACAATAA
- a CDS encoding methylthioribulose 1-phosphate dehydratase gives MKGTKLLYTTHWNELADIKDELAARDWFPGTSGNLSIKVADSPLQFLVTASGRDKRKRTSEDFLLVGESSQPLEDTPLKPSAETILHQRIYEKTEAGCSLHVHTVANNVISELYADESEITFQHQELIKAFNLWEEDASITIPIVPNYADLPFLAEAVANEIKPGVFGVLIRNHGITVWGKNSFEAKKHLEAFEFLFEYQLRLKQLTK, from the coding sequence GTGAAGGGAACGAAGCTTCTATACACAACTCATTGGAACGAATTAGCGGATATAAAGGATGAATTGGCTGCAAGAGACTGGTTTCCTGGCACAAGTGGTAATCTTTCCATAAAAGTGGCCGATTCGCCCTTACAGTTTCTCGTAACAGCCAGTGGCAGGGATAAGCGTAAGCGAACCTCTGAAGATTTTTTACTAGTTGGTGAGTCCAGTCAGCCTTTAGAGGATACTCCACTAAAACCTTCGGCGGAAACGATCCTTCATCAACGAATCTATGAAAAAACAGAAGCGGGTTGCTCACTTCATGTGCATACGGTTGCCAATAATGTGATCTCAGAGCTATACGCAGATGAGAGTGAAATCACATTTCAACATCAAGAGCTGATCAAAGCCTTTAATCTATGGGAAGAGGATGCATCAATTACCATTCCAATCGTACCAAATTACGCGGATCTCCCATTTCTTGCAGAGGCTGTTGCCAATGAGATTAAACCAGGCGTGTTTGGTGTTCTCATCCGAAATCACGGCATTACAGTATGGGGTAAAAATAGTTTTGAAGCGAAAAAACATCTTGAGGCGTTTGAATTTTTGTTTGAATACCAATTAAGACTAAAACAATTAACCAAATAG
- a CDS encoding 2-hydroxy-3-keto-5-methylthiopentenyl-1-phosphate phosphatase has protein sequence MKERVEKTPIIFCDFDGTITTKDNIIAIMQHVNPPGWEAIKEDILAERVSIRSGVGKLFQLIPSSYKEEIIKFVLDKAEIREGFPEFLQYVRENHIPLKVVSGGIDFFVEPVLNPFGLTHSLYCNGSRFDQPTIHITWPHRCDSHCSNDCGCCKPTILRQYPSEAYYKIVIGDSITDLQAAKEADEVFACGSFLLDKCRELSLKHSAFTSFHEIIHQFEERREEVTR, from the coding sequence ATGAAAGAAAGAGTTGAGAAGACACCGATTATTTTTTGTGATTTTGACGGAACCATTACCACAAAAGATAATATTATCGCCATTATGCAGCATGTGAATCCTCCTGGCTGGGAGGCAATCAAGGAGGACATATTAGCTGAGCGTGTGTCCATTCGGTCAGGAGTCGGTAAGTTATTTCAATTAATTCCTTCAAGCTATAAAGAAGAAATCATTAAATTTGTGTTAGACAAGGCTGAGATCCGTGAAGGGTTTCCGGAGTTTCTTCAATACGTACGGGAAAACCACATTCCATTAAAGGTTGTAAGTGGTGGAATTGATTTCTTTGTAGAACCCGTCCTTAACCCTTTTGGTCTGACGCACAGCTTATACTGCAATGGAAGTCGTTTTGATCAACCAACCATTCATATCACGTGGCCACATCGTTGTGATTCGCATTGTTCCAATGATTGTGGATGCTGTAAACCAACGATTTTAAGACAATACCCAAGTGAGGCGTACTACAAAATAGTGATAGGGGATTCAATTACAGATTTGCAGGCAGCTAAGGAAGCGGATGAAGTCTTTGCATGTGGATCCTTTCTATTAGATAAATGTCGTGAGCTATCTCTTAAGCATTCAGCATTTACTAGCTTTCATGAAATTATTCACCAATTTGAAGAGAGACGGGAGGAGGTTACAAGGTGA
- a CDS encoding 2,3-diketo-5-methylthiopentyl-1-phosphate enolase, producing MSFITVTYRVFDQKHDLHKKAESIALGLTIGSWTHLPSLEKKQLERHKGEVIEVVEEETTEQAASFFNESRTIGRIKIAYPLANFSADLPAILTTVFGKLSLDGEIKLIDIVFPKELEQSFPGPSFGIAGVRELVGVYDRPLLMSIFKGMIGKDTQEFTQQLTDQLLGGVDLVKDDEILFENPLTPFHKRVEIGSRIIDQVYEETGEKKLYAVNLTGRTFELKEKAKQAVDQGATALLFNVFAYGLDVLQALAEDPDIHVPIMAHPAVSGALTASPFHGISNRVLLGKLLRIAGADLVLFPSPYGSVALDKVETDAIAHALTEKGQLNKAFPVPSAGIHPGLTPMLIHDFGLECVINAGGGIHGHPGGARAGAKAFKDAIYGVMNTSLPEAADVSPELKTALELWGN from the coding sequence ATGAGCTTTATAACTGTTACTTATCGAGTATTCGATCAAAAACATGATCTACATAAAAAAGCAGAGTCCATCGCACTTGGTTTAACGATTGGTTCATGGACACATCTGCCGTCACTTGAAAAAAAGCAGTTGGAGCGTCACAAGGGTGAGGTTATTGAAGTAGTTGAGGAGGAAACAACTGAACAAGCTGCAAGTTTTTTTAATGAGTCACGTACCATAGGTCGAATTAAAATTGCGTATCCTTTGGCTAACTTCTCTGCAGATCTTCCGGCGATTCTAACAACTGTTTTTGGAAAGCTTTCACTTGATGGAGAAATTAAATTAATTGATATCGTATTCCCAAAAGAGCTAGAGCAGTCTTTTCCAGGTCCATCGTTTGGTATAGCAGGTGTAAGAGAACTGGTAGGTGTATATGACCGTCCTCTTTTAATGAGTATTTTCAAAGGAATGATTGGTAAGGATACACAAGAATTCACACAGCAATTAACAGATCAACTTCTTGGTGGAGTTGATTTGGTGAAAGATGATGAAATCTTATTTGAGAATCCATTAACACCTTTTCATAAAAGAGTAGAGATAGGGAGCAGAATTATAGACCAAGTCTATGAAGAGACGGGAGAAAAGAAGCTCTATGCAGTAAATCTCACCGGACGGACATTTGAACTAAAAGAAAAAGCAAAACAAGCCGTAGATCAAGGGGCCACAGCGCTATTATTTAATGTCTTTGCTTATGGGTTAGATGTATTGCAGGCATTAGCTGAGGACCCTGATATCCACGTACCAATTATGGCGCATCCAGCTGTATCTGGAGCTTTAACTGCCTCACCATTTCATGGCATATCAAACCGTGTATTACTCGGTAAGCTATTGCGAATAGCTGGAGCAGATCTTGTGTTATTCCCTTCTCCTTATGGCAGTGTTGCCCTTGATAAAGTAGAGACGGATGCCATCGCACATGCATTAACAGAAAAAGGCCAACTGAATAAAGCCTTCCCTGTTCCATCAGCTGGGATCCACCCAGGATTAACGCCAATGTTGATTCATGACTTTGGGCTTGAGTGTGTCATTAACGCGGGTGGTGGAATCCACGGACATCCAGGTGGTGCAAGAGCCGGTGCAAAGGCATTTAAAGATGCCATTTACGGTGTGATGAACACCTCTTTACCTGAGGCTGCGGACGTATCACCTGAACTAAAGACAGCACTTGAGTTATGGGGGAATTAG
- a CDS encoding sugar ABC transporter substrate-binding protein has protein sequence MKKSFGLTTLGATTAAVFLLTGCGDGTSTEAQADVQLEGVPERFAEGEGAKVKVIRKIGGDDHTAQYLAGVQEEGKALGFEVDTFTANGDSASYHDAISQAIDADYDGLILSHGDDAATVDAVKRAVDKGIQVVTFDSNPDLESIEGVTLTSQDDEELASLALTQLLEDYNDEANILYLWVDGFPPMVRRDAVYQEVLADNPGINELERFGVASEDTSTQTQNAVAALLNKYPEGEIDAIFATWDAFAIGAARALEEAGRDEINIYGIDVSNADLQIMQEEQSTWQYTAAVDPKLIGTINLRLLAKKLADEETPQFYDLEASLISSDQLKEASNVNMVSLSEVIPEWGQSEAFEEDWMKTLKEHNKQ, from the coding sequence ATGAAAAAATCATTTGGATTAACAACACTCGGGGCAACAACGGCTGCTGTGTTTTTACTAACAGGATGTGGAGATGGTACATCCACTGAAGCTCAAGCTGATGTTCAGTTAGAAGGCGTACCAGAACGTTTTGCTGAAGGCGAGGGCGCTAAAGTGAAGGTTATTCGTAAGATTGGTGGAGATGATCATACGGCCCAGTATCTTGCTGGCGTACAAGAAGAAGGAAAAGCGTTAGGCTTTGAAGTAGATACATTTACAGCAAATGGAGATTCAGCAAGCTATCATGATGCCATCTCACAAGCAATTGATGCCGATTATGATGGTCTAATTCTTTCACACGGAGATGACGCAGCAACTGTCGATGCGGTAAAACGGGCAGTAGATAAAGGCATTCAAGTTGTTACGTTTGATTCCAATCCAGACCTTGAGTCTATTGAAGGGGTCACACTCACTTCACAGGACGATGAAGAGCTTGCTAGTTTAGCATTAACTCAATTACTTGAGGATTATAACGATGAAGCCAACATCCTGTACTTATGGGTTGACGGGTTTCCACCAATGGTTCGTCGTGATGCGGTCTATCAGGAAGTGCTTGCTGACAATCCAGGGATCAACGAATTAGAACGGTTTGGCGTAGCCTCTGAAGATACATCGACCCAGACTCAAAATGCTGTAGCCGCTCTTTTAAACAAATATCCTGAGGGAGAAATTGATGCTATTTTTGCAACATGGGATGCGTTTGCCATAGGTGCAGCTCGCGCACTTGAAGAAGCAGGTCGTGATGAGATTAACATTTACGGAATTGATGTATCAAACGCTGACCTTCAGATTATGCAAGAGGAGCAAAGCACATGGCAATATACAGCTGCCGTTGATCCAAAATTAATCGGAACCATTAACTTACGTCTTCTGGCAAAAAAACTCGCTGATGAAGAAACGCCACAGTTCTATGATTTGGAAGCTTCTTTGATTTCAAGTGATCAGCTAAAAGAGGCATCAAACGTCAATATGGTGTCCTTATCTGAAGTCATCCCTGAATGGGGCCAATCAGAGGCGTTTGAGGAAGACTGGATGAAAACATTAAAAGAACATAACAAGCAATAG
- a CDS encoding sugar ABC transporter ATP-binding protein: MELQMEKISVTYPGVRALNNASLTIKSGSAHALIGANGAGKSTLMNVLSGSAPHYTGTITLNGDSISIRSVKEAQDQGIQIVQQEVDKALVPYATVGETMQMRAYGKKSSKTFIRWKTLHEKASAALHSLGITISSKKLVSELSLADKQMVLIAAAVMSECQLLILDEPTAPLSISETKRLFIMVRELLAKQVAVVFISHRLPELFEICDEITVMKNGCHVSTKQTSDTSINQVVEDMLGEPFTQQYPDRLSTIGEPLLIADSLSDGFKVQQASLHVRSGEIIGLAGLVGAGKTELCKLLFGASQTKSGSLTFKGRTVTFQSPYQAVESGLALIPEERRKEGVMVQESIQTNVTAATLTKHSRPLGWLNQSTQKKSASKIISDLSIKTPHADVLVQHLSGGNQQKVAIGKWLATDADVYIFDEPTKGVDVGARKDIFTIIHELAARGKGIIYASCELADVIGMTDRTYVLYDEQIVKELRTAETNEEELLYLSTGGNQDV; encoded by the coding sequence ATGGAATTACAAATGGAAAAGATCTCTGTTACGTATCCTGGAGTTCGGGCACTTAACAATGCATCGCTCACGATTAAAAGCGGATCTGCCCATGCACTAATCGGTGCAAACGGCGCAGGAAAATCAACATTAATGAATGTATTATCAGGTTCTGCACCGCACTACACAGGCACCATCACATTAAATGGAGACAGCATTTCCATTCGTTCCGTTAAAGAAGCACAGGACCAAGGCATTCAAATTGTACAACAAGAAGTAGATAAGGCATTAGTTCCATATGCGACGGTTGGAGAAACGATGCAGATGCGAGCATATGGCAAAAAAAGCAGCAAGACCTTCATTCGCTGGAAAACCCTCCACGAAAAAGCATCTGCTGCACTACATTCATTAGGTATAACCATTTCTTCAAAAAAATTAGTGAGTGAATTATCACTTGCGGATAAGCAAATGGTTTTAATTGCAGCAGCTGTTATGTCTGAGTGTCAATTACTCATCTTAGATGAACCAACAGCACCACTCAGTATATCTGAGACTAAACGCCTCTTCATAATGGTTCGTGAATTGCTTGCGAAACAAGTGGCTGTTGTGTTTATATCTCATCGCCTTCCAGAGCTTTTTGAAATATGTGACGAGATTACAGTAATGAAAAATGGGTGTCATGTGTCGACTAAACAGACTTCTGACACTTCTATCAATCAAGTGGTTGAAGACATGCTAGGTGAGCCATTTACACAACAATATCCAGACCGTTTGTCCACGATTGGAGAACCATTACTAATTGCTGATTCTCTCTCGGACGGCTTTAAGGTTCAACAGGCATCTTTACATGTTCGAAGCGGGGAGATTATTGGTCTAGCAGGACTCGTTGGTGCAGGAAAAACAGAGCTTTGTAAGCTGTTATTTGGAGCAAGTCAGACTAAGTCTGGCTCCCTTACATTTAAAGGCCGAACTGTCACTTTCCAATCTCCTTATCAGGCCGTTGAGTCTGGGTTAGCGCTTATACCAGAGGAACGTCGCAAAGAAGGAGTTATGGTTCAAGAATCTATTCAAACAAATGTAACTGCCGCCACGCTAACTAAGCATAGCCGTCCGCTCGGATGGTTAAATCAATCAACACAGAAAAAGAGTGCCTCAAAAATCATCTCAGATCTCAGCATTAAAACCCCACATGCTGATGTTCTAGTGCAGCATTTATCTGGTGGTAATCAACAAAAGGTCGCGATTGGAAAATGGTTAGCGACCGATGCAGATGTGTATATATTTGATGAACCGACCAAAGGGGTGGATGTCGGTGCCCGAAAAGATATATTCACTATCATTCACGAGCTCGCCGCGCGTGGAAAAGGAATTATTTATGCCTCATGTGAACTAGCAGATGTGATTGGTATGACGGATCGGACCTACGTTCTCTATGATGAACAAATTGTGAAGGAATTACGAACGGCAGAGACAAACGAAGAAGAACTTCTCTACCTTTCTACTGGAGGAAATCAAGATGTCTGA
- a CDS encoding ABC transporter permease encodes MSEPDVNHSSSLTFFQFLYRYGTIILILLLIVGFSLANSSFLQTSNVITILRSISIVTIIAIGITISLAVGGFDLSVGSNASLSNAVVMSMFVWYSQPTLVSVGIAIIACLVVGLFNAFMIVKIKIPDLLMTLATMFIIQGVALTYTRGASISENMIMSDGSYAEGSIPSFFSKIGQVPYIIIIMLICVIVVHLFLTYTKHGRSLYIIGGNEEAARLSGIAVNKYKVLAYLLSAFFAALGGIVLASRVMTAEINAGGSYLMDAVAAAFIGFAVFGAGKPNAIGTFIGAILIGVLANGLVMLSVPYYAMDIVKGSVLAFALAITYYKFK; translated from the coding sequence ATGTCTGAACCTGATGTGAACCATTCTTCATCATTAACCTTTTTTCAATTTTTGTATCGTTACGGAACGATTATTCTAATCCTTTTATTAATTGTTGGCTTCTCGCTTGCGAATTCTTCCTTTCTGCAGACGAGTAACGTCATCACCATCCTAAGGTCGATTTCTATTGTTACCATTATCGCGATTGGGATTACGATCTCATTAGCAGTGGGTGGATTTGACCTCTCTGTCGGTTCAAATGCTTCACTGTCTAATGCAGTCGTCATGTCGATGTTTGTCTGGTATTCACAACCAACGCTTGTAAGTGTAGGTATTGCAATCATCGCATGTTTAGTAGTTGGTTTATTTAATGCCTTTATGATTGTAAAAATCAAAATTCCAGACTTACTCATGACGTTAGCTACCATGTTTATTATTCAAGGGGTTGCTCTTACGTACACTAGAGGAGCATCTATTTCTGAAAACATGATTATGTCTGATGGAAGCTATGCAGAGGGCTCCATCCCTTCGTTCTTTTCAAAGATTGGGCAGGTACCGTACATCATTATTATCATGTTAATCTGTGTGATTGTTGTTCATCTGTTTTTAACTTATACAAAACATGGCCGAAGCCTTTATATTATCGGTGGAAATGAAGAAGCAGCAAGACTCTCGGGCATTGCTGTTAATAAATACAAGGTGTTAGCTTACCTTCTTTCCGCTTTTTTCGCCGCACTCGGAGGCATCGTTTTAGCTTCCCGTGTGATGACTGCAGAAATTAATGCAGGTGGTTCCTATTTAATGGACGCAGTAGCAGCCGCTTTTATCGGCTTCGCTGTCTTTGGTGCCGGCAAACCGAACGCGATTGGTACATTTATTGGAGCTATTTTGATTGGTGTGTTAGCAAACGGTCTTGTAATGTTAAGCGTACCTTACTACGCAATGGACATTGTAAAAGGCTCCGTACTCGCTTTCGCCCTTGCTATTACCTATTATAAATTTAAGTAA
- the mtnK gene encoding S-methyl-5-thioribose kinase → MTTFTERYFTMTEPEAIEYAKTLSIFPEGSAITCEEIGDGNLNYVFRLVDPQTSQSIIIKQAGPVARISDEFKVSPDRNRIEHDILKIQGELVPDYVPEVYHYDPIMNCTVMEDLSDYTILRKAFLHKQTYPLLSDHLSTFLVQTLLHTSDLVLNHKDKKEQVKAFINPELCEITEDLVYTEPFYDCPRNEVFSETLPYVREEFWGDERLALETAKLKFQFLTKAQSLIHGDFHTGSIFVTENQTKVIDAEFAFYGPAGYDIGNIIANLIFAYVNGDQTIEDPTERESYTTYLLTTIQEIVDQFKEKFTYAFYDQVTERVAQYPGFLEYYLEEILIDTAAVVGLELARRVIGLAPVEDLTSIIDPTKRAAAEIACLKAAKVFILNRQDFFHGEDFTRVISEYA, encoded by the coding sequence GTGACAACCTTTACTGAACGTTATTTCACTATGACAGAACCTGAAGCCATTGAGTACGCCAAAACGTTGTCGATCTTCCCTGAAGGCTCTGCCATCACTTGCGAGGAAATTGGTGACGGAAACTTAAACTATGTGTTTCGATTAGTCGATCCGCAAACCTCTCAATCAATTATCATTAAACAAGCTGGTCCTGTTGCCAGAATTTCTGACGAGTTTAAAGTATCACCTGATCGTAATCGAATTGAACATGACATTTTAAAAATACAAGGAGAATTGGTTCCGGACTATGTACCAGAAGTTTATCACTATGATCCCATTATGAATTGTACCGTCATGGAGGATCTCTCGGATTATACGATTCTCAGGAAAGCTTTTTTACATAAACAAACGTATCCGTTGTTAAGTGATCATCTCTCTACATTTCTTGTTCAGACATTGCTACACACGTCCGACCTTGTTCTGAATCATAAAGATAAGAAAGAGCAGGTTAAAGCGTTCATTAACCCCGAGCTTTGTGAGATAACAGAAGATTTAGTCTATACAGAACCCTTTTATGACTGCCCACGAAATGAAGTATTTAGTGAGACCCTCCCCTATGTACGAGAAGAATTTTGGGGGGATGAACGGTTAGCGTTAGAAACGGCTAAGCTCAAGTTTCAATTTTTAACGAAGGCACAATCTCTGATTCATGGTGATTTTCATACGGGGTCAATCTTTGTAACGGAAAATCAAACAAAGGTGATCGATGCCGAATTTGCTTTTTACGGACCAGCTGGCTATGACATAGGTAATATCATTGCAAACCTGATCTTTGCTTATGTGAATGGTGATCAAACAATTGAGGATCCGACAGAACGTGAATCATATACAACCTACTTACTTACAACCATACAGGAAATTGTTGATCAGTTTAAAGAGAAATTCACGTATGCATTTTACGATCAAGTCACAGAACGGGTCGCCCAATACCCTGGGTTCTTGGAATACTATTTGGAGGAAATACTCATAGACACGGCTGCTGTGGTTGGTCTTGAGCTTGCGCGTAGAGTCATTGGACTTGCGCCAGTTGAAGATCTGACAAGTATAATAGATCCAACAAAACGGGCTGCTGCTGAGATTGCTTGCTTAAAAGCTGCAAAGGTGTTTATTTTAAACAGACAGGATTTCTTTCATGGTGAAGATTTTACTCGCGTCATTAGCGAATATGCGTAA